From Pelosinus fermentans DSM 17108, the proteins below share one genomic window:
- a CDS encoding glutamate synthase-related protein, with translation METIKTQDVTVNDLPWKIECKPDRCTMCGSCVAACTFQAIMPAVERRSITVSTGHRPEPSQKHSAVLMIKQRNSIENACTGCGMCEKICPNQAIKPVRNPDSRFSLLARKGGSPIKRGGRTSLNSGRTLDNIIVGRISQMTDPALDSERHTFDILAPFGRVLMPHELPLSAVNGTLNLTAKLPPVNWIYPIIFSDMSIGALSTRAWEAVALATAYLNEKHNMPVRMSSGEGGMPVKLLESEQLKYMILQIASGHFGWNRIVKAIPKMKVDPAGVLIKIGQGAKPGDGGLLPAAKVADHVQAIRGVPKADLMSPPNHQGLYSIEESVQKMFLSMNAAFKFRVPVAIKCAASATSVSVYNNLLRDPYRICGGFFLDGIQGGTGAANEISLDHTGHPVVSKTRECYLSAVKQGRQGQIPLWAGGGIGLTGNAAADAFKVICLGANGVFLGKILIQLLGCVGNEHGRCNACNTGKCPAGICTQDPRLVERLDIDKGAQNIVEYMLALDSELRKLMAPIGNSSLPVGRSDALVTTDQAIAEKLAIQYVC, from the coding sequence ATGGAAACAATAAAGACTCAGGATGTCACAGTGAACGATTTACCTTGGAAAATCGAATGTAAGCCTGATCGCTGCACCATGTGCGGCAGCTGTGTTGCAGCCTGTACCTTTCAGGCTATCATGCCTGCTGTAGAACGTCGTTCCATTACTGTCTCTACTGGTCATCGTCCAGAGCCAAGTCAAAAACATAGCGCAGTACTTATGATAAAACAACGAAATAGCATTGAAAACGCCTGTACAGGTTGTGGGATGTGTGAGAAGATATGTCCCAATCAGGCTATTAAACCAGTTCGAAATCCTGATTCCCGTTTTAGTCTATTGGCCAGGAAAGGCGGTTCTCCTATTAAACGCGGGGGACGTACCAGCTTAAATAGTGGACGCACATTAGATAATATTATTGTTGGGCGTATTTCTCAGATGACTGATCCGGCTTTAGATTCAGAGCGTCATACTTTTGACATTTTAGCGCCTTTCGGACGGGTACTCATGCCTCACGAGCTACCTTTGAGTGCGGTAAATGGCACATTGAATCTGACCGCTAAGCTGCCACCCGTAAATTGGATTTATCCTATTATTTTCAGTGATATGTCTATTGGGGCTTTATCTACCAGAGCATGGGAAGCCGTTGCATTGGCTACAGCCTATCTGAATGAAAAGCATAATATGCCTGTGCGCATGTCATCTGGTGAAGGCGGAATGCCTGTAAAGCTTTTGGAATCAGAGCAGCTCAAATACATGATATTACAAATTGCATCAGGACATTTTGGCTGGAATCGAATTGTGAAAGCAATACCGAAAATGAAAGTAGACCCAGCTGGAGTGCTAATAAAAATAGGCCAAGGCGCAAAACCTGGTGATGGAGGACTTTTGCCTGCAGCTAAAGTTGCTGATCATGTGCAAGCAATTCGTGGTGTACCCAAAGCAGATCTGATGTCCCCTCCGAATCACCAAGGTTTGTATTCCATTGAAGAATCTGTACAGAAAATGTTTTTGTCAATGAATGCAGCATTTAAGTTTAGGGTTCCGGTAGCGATTAAGTGCGCTGCTTCTGCAACGTCGGTGTCTGTATATAATAATTTGCTGCGTGATCCTTATCGAATCTGCGGTGGATTTTTTCTCGACGGCATTCAAGGCGGTACAGGTGCTGCCAATGAAATTTCTCTTGATCACACAGGACACCCTGTAGTTTCCAAGACAAGGGAGTGCTATTTGTCAGCAGTAAAGCAAGGACGACAAGGACAGATCCCTTTATGGGCTGGCGGCGGCATTGGACTTACTGGCAATGCAGCAGCCGATGCATTTAAAGTCATTTGTTTAGGTGCTAATGGGGTATTTCTCGGCAAAATATTAATTCAGCTGTTAGGCTGCGTAGGGAATGAACATGGCAGATGCAACGCTTGTAATACTGGCAAATGCCCTGCGGGTATTTGTACTCAGGATCCTCGGCTTGTTGAACGTTTAGATATTGATAAAGGGGCGCAAAATATCGTAGAATATATGCTGGCCCTTGATAGTGAATTAAGAAAATTAATGGCGCCAATTGGCAATAGCTCCTTGCCCGTGGGTCGCTCGGATGCTTTAGTAACAACGGATCAAGCCATCGCTGAGAAATTGGCAATTCAGTATGTGTGTTAG